The following are encoded together in the Proteiniphilum saccharofermentans genome:
- a CDS encoding bifunctional enoyl-CoA hydratase/phosphate acetyltransferase: MIRDLTELLRKAKTRRPVRKVVVAAAEDKHVLKALQNAIKEEIIIPLLVGDKGKIEQIAQSIGFSLDGIELIDNREGSAISARIAVAKVRSGEADIIMKGFVNTGDLLKAVLDKDLGLRTDQLLSHVAFFESPYYHKIFCVTDVAMNIAPDLEAKVQIIHNAVKACHGIGIGNPKVAVAAAVETVNPKMEATVHAAQLKEMNDKGLLKGCIVDGPFAVDIAVNADAARHKGISGEVAGDCDIILAPDIEAGNMFYKALNFLGGASSAAVVMGASVPVVLTSRSDDERSKLLSIALATLID; the protein is encoded by the coding sequence ATGATTCGTGATTTGACTGAACTACTCCGGAAAGCGAAAACCCGGCGGCCTGTGCGGAAGGTCGTTGTGGCTGCTGCCGAAGATAAACATGTTTTGAAAGCTTTGCAGAATGCTATAAAGGAGGAGATTATCATACCCCTGCTCGTTGGAGATAAAGGGAAGATTGAGCAAATAGCACAGTCGATTGGTTTTTCTCTGGACGGTATCGAATTGATCGATAATCGGGAGGGTAGTGCTATTTCTGCGCGGATCGCCGTTGCGAAAGTAAGGAGCGGAGAAGCTGATATTATCATGAAAGGTTTTGTGAACACCGGCGACCTCTTGAAAGCAGTACTGGACAAAGATCTGGGTTTGCGTACCGATCAGTTGTTGAGCCATGTGGCTTTCTTTGAATCGCCCTATTACCATAAGATATTTTGTGTGACGGATGTGGCGATGAATATCGCTCCCGATCTGGAGGCAAAAGTGCAGATCATCCATAATGCGGTGAAAGCATGCCATGGGATTGGTATCGGGAACCCCAAGGTGGCTGTGGCTGCCGCAGTGGAAACTGTGAATCCAAAGATGGAAGCAACGGTACATGCCGCTCAGTTGAAAGAGATGAACGACAAAGGTTTGTTGAAAGGGTGTATTGTCGATGGCCCTTTTGCCGTTGATATCGCGGTAAATGCGGATGCAGCACGGCATAAAGGAATCAGCGGGGAGGTAGCAGGCGACTGCGATATAATCCTTGCGCCCGATATCGAAGCGGGAAACATGTTTTACAAGGCGCTCAACTTTCTGGGTGGGGCTTCCTCAGCAGCCGTGGTGATGGGCGCTTCAGTACCTGTCGTGCTAACTTCACGATCCGATGATGAAAGGAGCAAGCTGCTCTCTATCGCTTTAGCCACACTGATTGATTAA
- a CDS encoding Fic family protein produces the protein MELDVETKSVLRQLNEANKKLAELKGVALTIPNENILINTLVLQEAKDSSAVENIVTTHDDLYKADLDLRGMAVSATTKEVLNYAEALRYGFQLIRNHKVLTNNNIKDIQQKLEKNSAGFRSVPGTTLKNQAGDVVYTPPQDKREIENYMDNLQDFINDTSVSQLDPLIKMAIIHHQFESIHPFYDGNGRTGRIINVLYLVINGLLDLPILYLSRYIISNKSEYYRLIQSVRETNDWESWILFILKGVEETAGQTIQLVKGISKLMQDYKFKVRELLKKSYSHELLNNLFSHPYTKIEFVMADVGVTRLTATSYLDKLVQAKLLEKLKSGRYNYYLNIPLINLLMNNSADLRHKDVEQIESVNE, from the coding sequence TTGGAATTAGATGTTGAGACAAAATCTGTATTACGTCAATTAAACGAAGCGAATAAAAAGTTGGCGGAGTTGAAAGGTGTTGCCCTGACAATTCCTAATGAGAATATTCTCATCAATACTTTGGTTTTGCAAGAAGCTAAAGACAGTTCGGCCGTTGAAAATATTGTAACCACCCACGATGATCTATATAAGGCTGATTTAGATTTGAGAGGAATGGCTGTTTCTGCAACCACAAAAGAAGTTTTGAATTATGCAGAAGCATTACGATATGGTTTTCAACTTATACGAAACCACAAGGTTTTGACTAATAACAATATAAAAGATATTCAACAGAAACTGGAAAAAAACAGTGCCGGTTTTCGTAGTGTGCCAGGTACTACTTTAAAAAACCAAGCCGGAGATGTGGTGTATACCCCTCCACAAGATAAGAGGGAGATTGAAAACTATATGGATAACTTACAGGATTTTATCAATGATACTTCTGTAAGTCAACTTGACCCTCTTATTAAGATGGCTATTATTCACCATCAGTTTGAAAGTATTCACCCTTTTTATGATGGAAACGGAAGAACCGGCCGTATAATCAATGTTCTTTATCTTGTCATAAATGGGTTATTGGATTTACCCATATTGTATTTGAGCCGTTATATTATTTCAAATAAATCCGAATATTACAGGTTGATACAATCAGTCAGGGAAACAAATGACTGGGAGAGTTGGATTTTGTTTATTCTGAAAGGAGTTGAAGAAACAGCAGGACAGACAATACAACTTGTAAAAGGGATATCAAAACTTATGCAGGATTATAAGTTTAAAGTACGGGAATTGCTAAAGAAATCCTATAGCCACGAACTACTCAATAACTTGTTTAGCCATCCTTATACGAAAATTGAGTTCGTAATGGCAGATGTCGGTGTAACACGTCTTACAGCCACATCTTATCTGGATAAACTTGTTCAGGCTAAACTATTAGAGAAATTAAAATCGGGTAGGTATAACTATTATTTAAATATTCCATTAATTAATTTACTCATGAATAATAGTGCCGATTTAAGGCATAAAGATGTTGAGCAAATAGAATCGGTGAATGAATAG
- a CDS encoding transposase → MFKKSDENPQLGIFSSPTEYFRDSKKKEYLKNDSWHNRFRNHVVMRVDESIFRPLYSNGTGAPNASIRILVGMMILKEGQGWSDAQLFENCAYNLLVRSALGLMSLEDAEPVSSTYYLFRRHLVDYAREHGEDLFKKCQGQITRDQLLEFEVSGKQVRMDSKLVGSNIAWYSRYELIHETLRLFINEREEHIFNKSLSKEMFSLIESIQGETGNKVVYRSTKAEVDARFVELGKLMYRFIGLFKKHDYGHYQTLKAVFEQQYSVGRDKTVVPLEKEKVSAKSIQSPHDTDCHYRDKDGNKVKGYSVNVTETCDQPGDDKDTALNLITDTEVTVASAPDNGFLEQALDRTQEIISDKIEKVYADGAYHSADNQEYCQSDKNGIELILTGMQGPAPRYDIRLDEQNEINLIVTDNKTGTTIQAQRVKLRKDKTQRKWRIKTEEGKYRYFDEDNLRAAALRKKLDDIPIDEKNIRNNVEASIFQLGYHYPNDKSRYRSLAKHKLWAYSRSLWINFVRIVNYMTRISQRALFWQKLPQYIINLCFNMYIIVSILSINKNNHICPVKLHFSAI, encoded by the coding sequence ATGTTCAAAAAATCGGACGAAAACCCTCAATTGGGCATTTTTTCATCACCGACGGAGTACTTCAGAGACTCTAAGAAGAAAGAATACCTAAAAAATGACTCCTGGCATAACCGGTTCCGAAACCATGTTGTAATGCGTGTGGATGAGTCTATTTTCAGACCACTTTATTCTAATGGAACGGGGGCTCCTAATGCCTCTATCCGTATTTTGGTCGGTATGATGATCCTCAAGGAAGGCCAGGGATGGAGCGACGCACAATTGTTTGAGAACTGCGCATACAATTTACTTGTTCGCAGTGCTCTGGGTCTGATGTCGTTAGAGGACGCTGAGCCTGTTTCATCCACTTACTACCTTTTCCGTCGCCATCTGGTTGACTATGCAAGGGAACACGGCGAAGACCTGTTCAAAAAGTGCCAGGGGCAAATCACCCGTGACCAGCTATTGGAGTTTGAGGTGAGCGGCAAGCAGGTGCGCATGGACAGTAAACTGGTCGGCAGCAATATCGCCTGGTACTCCCGTTACGAGTTGATTCATGAAACCCTGCGTCTGTTTATCAATGAAAGGGAGGAACATATCTTCAATAAGAGCCTGTCCAAAGAGATGTTTTCCCTTATCGAAAGCATACAGGGTGAAACGGGCAACAAGGTGGTGTACCGCAGTACAAAGGCCGAGGTTGATGCCAGGTTCGTTGAACTGGGCAAACTGATGTACCGTTTTATAGGGCTCTTCAAGAAGCATGACTATGGTCATTACCAGACCCTTAAAGCGGTTTTCGAACAACAATACTCGGTTGGCAGGGACAAAACTGTCGTTCCTCTGGAAAAGGAGAAAGTCAGCGCCAAATCCATACAGTCACCCCATGACACCGACTGCCATTACCGTGACAAAGACGGCAACAAGGTCAAAGGGTATTCGGTGAACGTCACCGAGACATGCGACCAACCGGGAGATGACAAAGATACGGCATTGAACCTGATAACCGATACCGAGGTAACGGTGGCATCGGCTCCGGACAACGGCTTCCTTGAACAAGCCCTGGATCGGACACAGGAAATAATATCCGACAAAATAGAGAAAGTATATGCCGACGGGGCTTACCACAGTGCTGATAATCAGGAGTATTGCCAAAGCGATAAAAATGGCATCGAGCTGATACTCACAGGCATGCAAGGCCCCGCACCGAGATATGACATCCGTTTGGACGAACAGAATGAAATCAATTTAATAGTAACCGACAACAAAACAGGAACAACAATACAGGCACAACGGGTAAAACTCCGCAAAGACAAAACACAGAGGAAATGGAGGATCAAGACTGAAGAAGGAAAATACCGCTACTTCGATGAGGATAACCTCAGGGCTGCCGCTCTGAGGAAGAAATTGGACGATATCCCGATAGATGAAAAAAATATCAGGAACAATGTCGAAGCAAGCATTTTCCAGTTAGGATACCATTACCCGAATGACAAGAGCCGTTACAGGTCACTTGCCAAGCACAAACTATGGGCATACTCCCGCTCGTTGTGGATAAACTTCGTCAGGATAGTGAATTATATGACGCGAATAAGTCAAAGAGCGCTTTTTTGGCAAAAACTGCCACAATATATAATTAATTTATGTTTCAATATGTATATTATTGTAAGCATACTTTCAATTAATAAAAACAATCACATTTGTCCGGTTAAACTTCATTTTTCAGCAATTTGA
- a CDS encoding transposase: MKTLCLRLVWYKDEEGRKYKFITNNWEITDEEVALAYKNRWLIETTFKSLKQNFQLTYFYSDTENGIKTQVWCTLIAFLLLQVIQTKSESKKAFSTIAALLRMHLISHLDLTWVVTEGRRAYPKRMKSRNKSPSAAQLSLF, translated from the coding sequence GTGAAAACTTTATGCTTGCGTTTAGTCTGGTATAAAGATGAGGAAGGCAGAAAATACAAGTTCATAACCAATAATTGGGAAATAACGGATGAGGAAGTTGCCTTGGCTTATAAAAACAGGTGGTTAATCGAGACGACCTTCAAAAGTTTAAAACAGAACTTCCAACTCACCTATTTTTATTCCGACACGGAAAACGGTATAAAAACACAAGTTTGGTGTACATTGATCGCCTTTTTGCTTTTGCAGGTGATTCAAACCAAATCTGAAAGCAAAAAGGCATTTTCAACCATAGCCGCATTGTTGCGAATGCATTTGATAAGCCATTTGGATTTGACTTGGGTTGTGACCGAAGGCAGGCGTGCATATCCCAAACGGATGAAGAGTCGGAACAAAAGCCCATCGGCCGCACAGCTATCATTGTTCTGA
- a CDS encoding IS4 family transposase produces MDKVNKKNLVGQPVFKQIINIIPKEKFDELVIRMKTDRYYKTFFSWEQLMVMLFGIFSRCDSMGEVCDGMRALAGKLNYLGMESSPAKSTAGDALRDRDEELFRLFYFALIAHFSPFLSVSRKRKRRKEGISFEEFYAFDSSTITLFSDIMKGVGRNPKGEGKKKGGLKVHMLTDIHADTPQFVKISEAKMHDKNFLQYLNLAPGSMIVFDKAYNYYLQYAKWTQTGVNYVCRLKDNAKYEVQEVLFEKKLEKGEYGVFKTEHIHINYKETVEIEVEGKKRRRNPNR; encoded by the coding sequence ATGGACAAAGTTAACAAAAAGAATTTAGTCGGTCAGCCGGTGTTCAAACAAATTATCAATATAATCCCCAAGGAGAAGTTTGATGAGTTGGTGATAAGAATGAAAACAGACAGGTATTATAAGACCTTTTTTTCATGGGAGCAGTTAATGGTAATGCTCTTTGGCATATTTTCCCGTTGTGACTCGATGGGGGAGGTTTGTGATGGAATGCGGGCTTTGGCGGGTAAGCTGAATTATCTTGGGATGGAAAGTTCACCTGCCAAAAGTACGGCCGGAGACGCGTTACGTGATAGGGACGAAGAATTGTTCCGACTGTTCTATTTCGCATTGATAGCCCATTTTTCTCCATTTTTGTCGGTCAGCCGCAAAAGGAAACGCCGCAAAGAAGGCATTAGTTTTGAAGAATTTTATGCATTTGACTCAAGTACAATAACCCTGTTCTCGGACATAATGAAAGGAGTGGGTCGTAATCCTAAAGGCGAAGGGAAAAAGAAAGGCGGATTGAAAGTCCACATGCTGACCGATATCCATGCCGACACGCCACAATTTGTGAAGATAAGCGAGGCAAAGATGCATGACAAGAACTTTTTGCAATATCTGAATTTGGCTCCGGGCAGCATGATAGTCTTTGACAAGGCGTACAACTATTACCTGCAATATGCCAAATGGACCCAAACGGGTGTAAATTACGTTTGCCGGCTAAAAGACAATGCAAAATATGAAGTTCAGGAAGTCCTGTTTGAAAAGAAGTTGGAGAAAGGTGAATATGGCGTTTTTAAAACGGAGCATATCCACATAAACTATAAGGAAACCGTTGAAATCGAAGTCGAGGGAAAAAAAAGAAGAAGAAATCCAAACAGGTGA
- a CDS encoding RNA polymerase sigma factor, with product MESIDNQWKKFLEEGDNLSFSLIYKKHIDELFSYGISLGIPTEICKDALQDTFYKLYITREKLHHVENITAYIFKTFKNCLINLNKKERHREKIVSFPNSFSIQVTVLDDIISNEKAELIKKKVESLLSKLTPNQREAVYLKYMIGLQHKEIAEVLNINEESARKLLYRAMEKLREYASQDNHPESLFLFTLLYLIR from the coding sequence ATGGAATCAATTGATAATCAATGGAAGAAATTCCTGGAAGAGGGAGATAATCTCTCTTTCTCTCTTATCTATAAAAAACATATAGATGAGCTATTCTCTTATGGAATCAGCTTGGGAATTCCGACTGAGATATGTAAAGATGCCCTGCAGGATACCTTTTACAAACTGTACATTACCAGAGAGAAGCTTCATCATGTAGAAAATATCACCGCTTATATATTCAAGACTTTCAAAAATTGCCTCATAAATTTGAATAAAAAGGAGAGGCACAGGGAGAAAATTGTCTCTTTTCCAAACTCATTTTCCATTCAAGTCACAGTACTGGATGATATCATTAGCAATGAAAAAGCCGAATTGATTAAGAAAAAAGTGGAATCATTGTTAAGCAAGTTAACACCAAATCAGCGTGAAGCTGTTTATCTGAAATATATGATCGGTTTGCAGCACAAGGAAATAGCAGAAGTTTTGAATATCAATGAGGAGTCTGCAAGAAAATTACTGTACAGAGCCATGGAGAAACTACGCGAGTATGCTTCCCAAGATAATCACCCCGAGAGCTTATTCCTATTCACTCTACTCTATCTGATACGATAG